The following are encoded in a window of Roseimaritima ulvae genomic DNA:
- a CDS encoding dipeptidyl-peptidase 3 family protein, translating into MRQSSLLSLTVLTLAATALFPLSAFSQDTSATASIQQRLDQYAPVRLTTDLSQLSDREKQMLPLLIEAADIMDRCFWYEAYGDREQLLQSIDSPVARKFARINYGPWDRLDGNSPFIPGVGEKPAGANFYPTDMTKEEFNAVKLPGKDSQYTFLRRDAAGALTVVPYHRHFKAEVKQAATLLRKAAALADDVGLRRYLELRADALLTDDYQPSDFAWLDMKTNTIDVVIGPIENYEDKLYGYKTAHECYVLIKDKQWSERLAHYAQFLPALQASLPVPDAYKQEKPGTDTELNAYDVVYYAGDCNSGSKTIAINLPNDEQVQIKKGTRRLQLQNAMRAKFDKILIPIADELIAEDQRKHITFDAFFSNIMFHEVAHGLGIKNTLDGQQTCREALKEQYGAIEEGKADILGLHMITQLHQQGEIEGKLEDYYVTFMAGIFRSVRFGASSAHGKANMIRFNFFQSRGAFQRGEDGRYRVDMQRLQAATQELSGLLLKLQGDGDYAGAAKLVAEQGIIKPDLQAELDRLSDLGIPVDVVFEQGVDVLGL; encoded by the coding sequence ATGCGACAATCCAGCCTGCTTTCGCTCACCGTCCTCACCTTGGCCGCAACCGCGCTGTTTCCACTGAGCGCCTTCTCACAAGACACCTCCGCGACCGCATCGATCCAACAGCGATTGGACCAATACGCGCCCGTCCGCCTGACCACCGACCTGTCGCAACTGTCCGACCGGGAGAAGCAGATGCTTCCGCTGTTGATCGAAGCGGCGGACATCATGGATCGCTGCTTCTGGTACGAAGCTTATGGCGACCGCGAACAATTGCTGCAGTCGATCGATTCCCCGGTCGCCCGGAAATTCGCTCGCATCAATTACGGCCCCTGGGATCGGCTCGACGGCAACTCGCCCTTCATCCCCGGCGTGGGTGAAAAACCGGCCGGAGCGAACTTCTACCCGACGGACATGACCAAGGAAGAATTCAACGCCGTCAAACTGCCGGGCAAAGACAGTCAATACACGTTCTTACGACGCGACGCTGCCGGCGCGCTGACGGTGGTTCCCTACCATCGCCATTTCAAAGCCGAAGTTAAACAAGCCGCCACGCTGCTCCGCAAAGCCGCTGCGTTGGCCGACGACGTGGGACTACGACGGTACCTGGAACTGCGTGCCGACGCGCTTTTGACCGATGATTACCAGCCCTCCGATTTCGCTTGGCTGGACATGAAAACCAACACCATCGACGTCGTCATCGGACCGATCGAAAACTACGAAGACAAACTTTACGGCTACAAAACCGCGCACGAATGTTACGTGCTGATCAAAGACAAACAGTGGAGCGAGCGACTGGCGCACTACGCCCAGTTCCTGCCGGCACTGCAGGCCAGCTTGCCGGTACCGGACGCCTACAAGCAAGAAAAACCTGGCACCGACACCGAGCTGAACGCCTACGACGTGGTCTACTACGCCGGCGACTGCAACTCGGGCTCCAAAACGATCGCCATCAACCTGCCCAATGACGAACAGGTGCAGATCAAAAAAGGCACGCGACGGCTACAACTGCAGAACGCCATGCGGGCCAAATTCGACAAAATCCTGATTCCCATCGCCGACGAATTGATCGCCGAAGACCAACGCAAACACATCACCTTCGACGCCTTCTTCAGCAACATCATGTTCCACGAAGTCGCGCACGGGCTGGGCATCAAAAACACCCTGGACGGCCAACAAACCTGTCGCGAAGCGTTAAAGGAACAGTACGGAGCGATCGAAGAAGGCAAAGCCGATATCCTGGGCCTGCATATGATCACCCAGTTGCACCAGCAGGGTGAAATCGAAGGCAAGCTGGAAGACTACTACGTGACCTTCATGGCCGGCATCTTTCGCAGCGTGCGATTCGGTGCGTCGAGTGCGCACGGCAAAGCGAACATGATTCGTTTTAACTTCTTCCAAAGCCGCGGAGCGTTCCAGCGCGGTGAAGACGGCCGGTACCGTGTCGACATGCAGCGGTTGCAAGCCGCCACGCAAGAACTTTCCGGCTTGCTATTAAAACTGCAAGGAGACGGCGACTACGCCGGCGCGGCCAAACTGGTCGCCGAACAAGGCATCATCAAACCCGACCTGCAAGCCGAACTCGATCGCCTGAGCGACCTCGGCATCCCCGTCGACGTGGTGTTCGAACAGGGCGTGGACGTGCTGGGGCTGTAG
- the panB gene encoding 3-methyl-2-oxobutanoate hydroxymethyltransferase → MSNPSPPPRITTTTLAQMARDAQPITMLTAYDFPTAQILDEAGVDCLLVGDSMAMVVQGHETTLPVTMDQMIYHAEMVGRAAQRALVVVDLPFPEGQLSIEQSLRAGARVLKETRCHAVKLEGGSEQAQRIEALATAGIPVMAHVGLRPQNVHQDGGYRVQRDTEKLILDANTAEQAGAFAVLIECVPTDTARQITEALSVPTIGIGAGPHVSGQVLVTNDLIGLTAGYLPRFVKQYDNLRQTISHSVRSYCDEVRSGEYPEAKHSFK, encoded by the coding sequence ATGTCCAACCCTTCGCCGCCCCCCCGCATCACCACGACCACCCTCGCCCAGATGGCTCGCGATGCGCAGCCGATCACGATGCTGACGGCCTACGACTTTCCCACCGCCCAGATCTTGGACGAGGCCGGGGTGGATTGTTTGCTGGTTGGCGATTCCATGGCGATGGTGGTGCAGGGCCATGAGACCACGCTGCCGGTGACCATGGACCAGATGATCTACCATGCCGAAATGGTGGGTCGCGCCGCGCAGCGTGCCTTGGTGGTGGTCGATCTGCCTTTTCCCGAAGGCCAGTTGTCGATCGAGCAATCGCTTCGCGCCGGCGCCCGCGTGCTGAAAGAAACCCGCTGCCACGCCGTCAAACTGGAAGGCGGCAGCGAACAGGCTCAGCGGATCGAAGCCCTGGCCACGGCCGGCATCCCGGTGATGGCCCACGTCGGCCTGCGACCACAGAACGTGCATCAGGACGGTGGCTATCGAGTGCAACGCGACACCGAAAAACTTATCCTCGACGCGAATACCGCCGAACAAGCCGGCGCGTTTGCCGTGCTGATCGAATGTGTGCCCACCGATACCGCGCGGCAGATCACCGAAGCCCTCTCGGTGCCCACGATCGGGATCGGCGCGGGCCCGCATGTCAGCGGGCAAGTACTGGTGACCAACGACCTGATCGGATTAACCGCCGGCTACCTGCCTCGGTTTGTCAAACAATACGATAATCTTCGACAGACGATTTCCCATTCGGTACGCAGCTACTGCGACGAAGTCCGCAGCGGCGAATACCCGGAAGCCAAACACAGTTTTAAGTAG
- a CDS encoding metallophosphoesterase family protein has product MKILCFSDLHRDTAAAERLVTLADGVDLVIGAGDFANQHHGLADTLDILAAISQPAILVPGNGETVEELRDAVTMANWSSATVLHGGGCELAGVPCWGVGGGIPVTPFGAWSYDFDESQATEMLSGCPQGGILVVHSPPLDTVDHDSSGRVRGSQAIRDAVLEKQPRLVVCGHIHSDWGKQVTLGESQILNAGPQGVVVELPAGSRR; this is encoded by the coding sequence ATGAAAATTTTGTGCTTTAGTGACCTGCATCGTGACACGGCTGCGGCCGAACGCTTGGTGACGTTGGCCGATGGCGTGGATCTGGTGATCGGTGCCGGCGATTTTGCCAATCAACATCATGGACTGGCCGATACGCTGGATATTCTGGCCGCGATTTCCCAGCCGGCCATTTTGGTGCCCGGCAATGGCGAGACGGTGGAAGAGCTGCGAGACGCGGTGACGATGGCTAATTGGTCTAGCGCCACGGTGCTGCACGGCGGAGGCTGTGAGCTGGCCGGAGTACCCTGTTGGGGTGTCGGTGGCGGAATTCCGGTGACCCCGTTCGGGGCGTGGAGCTACGACTTTGATGAGTCGCAGGCGACGGAAATGTTGAGCGGTTGTCCGCAGGGCGGGATTCTGGTCGTGCATTCGCCGCCGCTCGATACGGTCGATCACGATAGTTCGGGCCGGGTCCGCGGCAGCCAAGCGATTCGCGACGCGGTGCTCGAGAAGCAGCCCCGGCTGGTGGTCTGCGGCCACATCCACAGCGACTGGGGCAAGCAGGTTACGCTGGGCGAATCGCAGATTCTGAACGCCGGCCCACAAGGCGTGGTGGTGGAGTTGCCGGCAGGCAGCCGCCGGTAG
- a CDS encoding FG-GAP repeat domain-containing protein → MVRRAFAKTRVVAALLLVAALAVGVVLLVRSRSNGTPDPASDPTAAFELTRAALAATENLDSDQANQRWSEVLQLRGDDPDALRNAALTRVSTVEQTVAQLYDGSLSPAEKAAARERLPVALQQARAAIDAYAKQSEQPQLVSWMRAIVDIQEANQLPPAEQTLAHSEAFLKLADSIEQTAAPLILMGPLSELAVLLDDAVKGLPPEVASRYPDVLVNVSEKYPRNLFLAIETMLRLVKAQDPRALDQVDHVEQLTEPLAGLLERYATADRTFIDKQTAAIRDAIAADNWSLAAILAQQIRNVLTPTEIVRTDRKRANPNALDLLSFQGLRKLAAASAAEQSLATAKAPLQFQRQPTDSPLRATALCTVDFDLDGTPDIVSVFENQLTLTRRSSDAWEPYASTTIAEDTRGVIVTDLFMVDAGEPSRIRKPAAADLDTSEAAAASKRHETFPSAVVFGDSGIEIFRIDGRSDSDPDKRLLPPAAPSGLQDVTAVTGVQPGDLDGDGDLDLVVATADDGLRIWINRGNMTFFEVSQHSSLPPADDPVTAMSIGDIDRDLDLDILLTHGRSGRVAVLENLLHLQFRWKLLEGIEPLTDPALVSLEEIDGDASWDVVAAGAAGLQLAFTQTVDAGLVDVTQNTSLEQPTTASLLADLNNDSWLDWISIGEQATAAYSLGPWGQQPLPTESDLPAASTAIAACDLNGDGLLDLVGIADSEIWTALNTTVDPGHYIDVRFRGKNDNNENSGRINHYGIGTVLELRFGPHYRAQVITQRTTHFGIDGFDSVDTVRAILPNGITQNTVAPPVDTVLDEEQTLKGSCPYLYAWDGERFAFVTDCLWAAPLGLQLADGVVAPDRPWEYLKVPGRFVAPRDGQYEFRITEELWEAAYFDHVELTAVDHPADVEIFTNEKVGPGSIAEHTIFAFDPDTLRPTAAALDTQGRDVSATLADEDKTFVKGFDYRLRQGLCPPHWIDLDLGSVAADDKVLLVLTGWILPTDTSLNIQIDQNPALPAVQPPQVLVPDGDDWRVAIPFMGFPGGKTKTIVVDLSGHVNADDPRVRIRTSAQIYWDRAAVAINPPEQPLEQHVLKLQSAHLTWHGFSRRRSDGGDQPETYEYHEAESAPRWPPMRGPLSGYGDVLPLLTTWDDRMIVMGAGDEIQLRFSVPEKPLPEGWQRDFVLHSVGWDKDADLNTLTGQQFDPLPFRAMTAYPPVPAQAAEAAAVWQKNQHQLTRQQRFRAFWMRFP, encoded by the coding sequence ATGGTGCGACGCGCATTTGCCAAGACGAGAGTCGTCGCCGCGTTACTACTTGTCGCTGCGTTAGCCGTGGGAGTGGTACTCCTGGTTCGCAGCAGGTCGAACGGCACACCGGACCCCGCAAGCGACCCCACCGCGGCGTTTGAATTAACCCGTGCCGCCCTGGCGGCGACGGAGAATCTGGATTCCGACCAAGCCAACCAGCGCTGGTCGGAAGTCCTGCAGCTCCGCGGCGATGACCCGGACGCGCTTCGCAACGCCGCCCTAACGCGCGTTTCCACCGTCGAGCAAACCGTCGCACAGCTCTACGACGGCTCGCTTTCTCCAGCCGAAAAAGCCGCCGCGCGAGAGCGTTTGCCCGTCGCCTTGCAACAAGCCCGCGCGGCGATCGACGCCTACGCCAAACAATCCGAGCAACCGCAACTGGTCAGCTGGATGCGGGCCATCGTCGATATCCAGGAAGCCAACCAGTTGCCGCCGGCCGAACAGACACTGGCGCACAGCGAAGCCTTTCTGAAATTGGCCGACAGCATCGAACAAACGGCCGCGCCGCTGATCCTGATGGGCCCGCTGAGCGAACTGGCGGTGCTGCTCGATGACGCCGTCAAAGGCTTGCCGCCGGAGGTTGCCAGCCGCTACCCCGACGTGCTGGTCAACGTGTCGGAAAAGTACCCGCGGAACCTGTTCCTGGCCATCGAAACCATGCTGCGATTGGTCAAAGCCCAAGACCCTCGAGCGCTGGACCAAGTGGACCACGTCGAACAACTAACGGAACCTCTGGCGGGACTGCTGGAACGCTACGCCACAGCCGACCGCACGTTTATTGACAAACAAACCGCCGCCATCCGCGACGCCATCGCGGCGGACAATTGGTCGCTGGCCGCCATCCTGGCACAGCAAATCCGCAACGTGCTGACTCCCACCGAAATCGTGCGGACCGATCGCAAGCGTGCCAACCCCAACGCTCTGGATCTGCTGTCCTTCCAAGGCCTGCGAAAACTGGCCGCCGCATCCGCCGCGGAACAATCGCTCGCAACCGCTAAGGCGCCGCTGCAATTCCAGCGGCAACCGACCGACAGCCCCCTCCGTGCCACCGCGCTATGCACGGTGGACTTCGATCTGGACGGGACCCCGGACATCGTGTCGGTCTTCGAAAACCAACTGACGCTGACTCGCCGCAGTAGCGACGCCTGGGAACCGTACGCGTCCACAACCATCGCCGAAGATACCCGAGGCGTGATCGTCACCGATCTGTTTATGGTCGACGCCGGCGAACCGTCGCGGATTCGCAAACCGGCCGCGGCGGACCTGGACACCAGCGAAGCGGCAGCGGCCTCCAAACGCCACGAAACCTTTCCCAGCGCGGTGGTGTTTGGCGACAGCGGGATCGAAATTTTTCGTATCGACGGACGCAGCGATTCCGATCCCGACAAACGCTTGTTGCCCCCCGCCGCCCCCTCGGGCTTGCAAGACGTGACCGCCGTCACGGGCGTGCAGCCCGGCGATCTGGACGGCGACGGCGATTTGGATCTGGTCGTCGCGACGGCCGACGATGGACTGCGAATCTGGATTAACCGCGGCAACATGACGTTTTTCGAAGTCTCCCAGCACAGCTCGCTGCCGCCGGCCGACGATCCCGTCACGGCGATGAGTATCGGGGATATCGATCGCGACCTGGACCTCGACATCCTGCTCACCCACGGCCGCTCGGGGCGGGTGGCGGTGCTGGAAAACCTGCTGCACCTGCAGTTTCGCTGGAAGCTGTTGGAAGGCATCGAACCGCTGACCGATCCCGCCCTGGTCAGCTTGGAAGAGATCGACGGAGACGCCTCGTGGGATGTCGTGGCCGCTGGCGCTGCGGGGCTGCAACTTGCCTTCACGCAAACCGTCGACGCCGGTCTGGTCGATGTCACCCAAAACACAAGCCTCGAACAACCGACCACCGCCTCGCTGCTGGCCGACCTGAACAATGATTCCTGGCTGGACTGGATCAGCATCGGCGAACAAGCCACCGCGGCATACTCACTGGGACCGTGGGGCCAACAACCGCTGCCCACCGAATCCGACCTGCCTGCGGCTTCAACCGCGATAGCCGCTTGTGACCTGAATGGTGATGGCCTATTGGACTTGGTCGGGATTGCCGATTCCGAAATCTGGACAGCGCTGAACACCACGGTCGATCCGGGGCACTACATCGATGTTCGATTCCGCGGCAAGAACGACAACAACGAAAATTCCGGACGCATCAACCACTACGGCATCGGCACCGTCCTGGAACTGCGATTCGGTCCCCACTACCGCGCCCAAGTCATCACTCAGCGGACCACCCACTTTGGCATCGACGGGTTTGATTCGGTCGATACGGTTCGCGCCATCCTGCCCAACGGGATCACTCAGAACACCGTGGCCCCGCCGGTCGACACGGTGCTGGACGAAGAACAAACGCTGAAGGGTTCCTGCCCCTACTTGTACGCATGGGACGGCGAACGGTTTGCCTTTGTAACCGACTGCCTGTGGGCCGCACCGCTGGGGCTGCAACTGGCCGACGGAGTGGTCGCGCCGGATCGTCCTTGGGAATATTTAAAGGTCCCGGGCCGGTTTGTTGCTCCTCGCGACGGCCAATACGAATTCCGCATCACCGAAGAACTTTGGGAAGCCGCTTATTTCGATCACGTGGAACTGACCGCCGTCGATCACCCGGCCGATGTGGAAATTTTCACAAACGAAAAAGTAGGCCCCGGTTCGATCGCCGAGCACACGATTTTCGCCTTCGACCCGGACACTCTGCGGCCGACCGCCGCGGCATTGGACACCCAGGGCCGTGACGTGTCGGCAACGCTGGCCGATGAGGACAAGACGTTCGTTAAAGGTTTTGATTACCGACTGCGTCAGGGGCTTTGCCCGCCGCATTGGATCGACCTGGATCTGGGCTCGGTGGCCGCAGACGATAAAGTCCTGTTGGTGCTGACCGGTTGGATCCTGCCCACCGACACGTCGTTGAATATCCAGATCGACCAGAACCCCGCCTTGCCGGCCGTGCAACCGCCACAGGTGTTGGTGCCCGATGGCGACGACTGGCGAGTGGCGATTCCGTTTATGGGATTCCCCGGCGGCAAAACCAAGACGATCGTGGTCGACCTGAGCGGGCACGTCAACGCCGACGATCCCCGCGTCCGTATCCGCACCTCGGCGCAGATCTATTGGGACCGGGCGGCGGTCGCCATCAATCCGCCCGAACAACCGCTGGAACAACACGTCCTCAAATTACAGTCGGCCCATCTGACTTGGCACGGGTTCTCGCGGCGGCGGAGCGACGGCGGCGATCAACCGGAAACGTACGAATACCACGAAGCCGAATCGGCGCCGCGGTGGCCGCCCATGCGAGGCCCACTGTCCGGCTACGGCGACGTCCTGCCGCTGCTAACCACCTGGGACGATCGGATGATCGTGATGGGCGCCGGCGACGAGATCCAGCTGCGGTTCTCCGTTCCCGAGAAACCCTTGCCCGAAGGTTGGCAGCGCGACTTTGTGCTGCACAGCGTGGGCTGGGACAAAGACGCCGATCTGAACACTCTGACCGGCCAGCAATTCGATCCGCTGCCGTTCCGCGCCATGACCGCCTACCCGCCGGTCCCCGCTCAAGCGGCCGAAGCGGCAGCGGTCTGGCAAAAGAACCAGCACCAACTCACCCGCCAACAACGCTTCCGAGCTTTCTGGATGCGTTTTCCGTAG